The genomic region AACAGGAAAATTGTAAAAGGAAGCAAGTAGATCGAATTTATCGGGCCAAGGTCAACAATCTGATCGAATAAGCCTGCGAACAAGATCAACCCTAATCCTGTAAAAAATATGATAACGGTTTTATAACTGACAGAATCTAATCTTTTAACGATTAAAAGAATAGTTGAGATGGCAAACATTAAAATAGTCATGTCAGTAATTGCCCTCCACCAGGTAAAACCTTTACTGATCAATGGAATATTGCCATCAGACAAATCACTAAAGTACCGTGCTTGATTATTGCCAAATAAAATATTATCAGGTATGATCAGGCTCAGGATCATCAAAAAACCAATCATTGAAACATGCAATAAAATGATCAATTTCTTTGTATGCTCCAGGAAATAAAAAATTACACCAAGCATGAAAATGAAAACAGCCTGGGTCAATAATAACTGACATCTCAATAGGGTCAAATGATGATCTGCTATGCCAAAAGGTTCAGAGCATAATATAATTACGCTAAAACGGAGAAAAACAACAAAAGAAAGTATTAAACTAATGAGAGCCAGAATATTACCCCTTTTGACAAATGATAGAACAAGTTGAAGAAAGCACGTAAAAAGCGATATTGAAGCGAACGCGGTATATAATACCGAAACGGTTTTCATTGAGATAATAATATGAAAATTGTGGCAAAAGCTTAACAAAAATAAACAAATCAATGACAAAAGTCAAAATTTATATAAACAATTTTCTTATTCTTTAGCGCAGAATGCTGATATCCCCCATCATTTTCTTTCCGGACCAGCATTGGAAAAATCAAGATTAAATACTTTATGAGCAAATATTTTTAATTTTACTGAAATTTTTATAACGATCGGATAAGTCATACATTCCCTAGGATTGAGATAAGATGGCAATCCGGTCCGAAAAATAATACACATGAAAACTTTAAGAACAATCACGTTTTTGATTTTTATTTCCATGATTATTCTTTCGGCCGGATGTACGTCACCAGAGGGTGGAAGAAGAAACAAGAAAGGTGAACTTAAAGGGACCATTTCCATTTCAGGAGCTTTTGCTCTTTACCCTATGACTGTTAAATGGGCAGAGGAATTCCAGAAGCAAAACCCTGCTGTAAGAATCGATATATCGGCAGGAGGAGCAGGAAAAGGCATGACAGATGTCCTCTCAGGAATGGTTAACCTGGCCATGTTCTCCCGTGAAGTCAGTCAGTCCGAAATTGACCAGGGGGCATGGTTCATAGCCGTGACAAAAGATGCTGTTTTACCTACCATCAGCAACCAAAACCCTGTTCTTGATGAAATATTAAAAAAGGGATTTACACAGGAAATTTTCAAAGAAATTTACCTTAGTGGAAACACTCACACCTGGGGCAAATTTCTCGAATTTCCCGATCAAAATAAAATCAATGTTTATACCCGTTCAGATGCATGCGGTGCTGCTGAAATATGGGGAAAATACCTGGGAAAAAACCAGGAAAGCCTTCTTGGGGTTGGCGTTTTCGGTGATCCCGGCATTGCAGATGCGGTTAAAAATGATAAATACGGGATTGGCTTCAATAATGTGATTTATGCCTATGATATCAAGTCGCGTAAGAAATATGAAGGCATGGAAATCATCCCTATTGATTTTAATGGTAACCGGTTGATTGATGCTGAGGAAAACTTCTACGGAAGCCTTGATACTATTATGCTTGCCATTCAAACCGGCAGATATCCGTCGCCACCTGCACGTGACTTATATCTTGTCTCCAAAGGCAAACCAACCGATCTTGTGATCATTGCTTTCCTTGACTGGATACTTTCTAATGGTCAGCAATATGTACACGAAGGGGGCTATGTGCAGCTCCCTGATGAGAAGATCAAAAACGAAAAATTAAAACTCAAATAAGCTTGAGCAGGTATAGAATTGGGCGACATCTAAGAAGCAGGCTGCACCTGATCTGGATGATGATCGGTCTTATAATGGTCATTTTCCTTCCTTTCTTTCTGGGAGTCGGGCTTTATATAAAGTCTACCCTCCTTTTGGAAGACCAATCGCTTGTTGACCTTCTGTTCTCAAGCGACTGGCGGCCATTGTCCGGGAAATTCGGCTTTTTAGCTTTTGCCGTCAGTTCTATATGGGTGACTGTATTATCCCTTTTAATAGCCGGACCTATATGCCTGCTAACTGCAATTCACCTGACACAATATGCCAAAGGCTGGGTCCTTCGCATCATGCACCCGGTTATTGATATCCTGGCAGGGATACCTTCCGTAATTTTTGGTGTTTGGGGAATACTCGTTATTGTACCCTTCATTTCACATTATGTAGCTCCTTTTTTTGGAGTCAGTTCATCAGGATATACTATTATCACCGGCGCAATTGTTCTGGCTGTTATGATCATTCCTTTTGTCCTGAATATTCTTATAGATGTATTTAAGACTGTTCCTGATGAGCTTAAAGAAGCTTCGCTTTCGCTCGGTGCCAGTCAATGGCAAACGATCAAACTGGTGTTGCTCAGGAAAGCTTTTCCGGGCATTATTTCCGCTTTAGGGCTGGGCATTTCCCGTGCATTCGGCGAAACCATTGCCGTTCTGATGGTTGTTGGAAATGTGGCTAAAATACCGACCGGGATATTTCAGCCGGGGTATCCCCTGCCAGCACTTATCGCAAACAATTACGGGGAAATGTTATCGATTCCAATGTACGATTCGGCACTGATGCTGGCCGCGTTGATCCTGTTCTTCGTGGTATTGGTGTTTAACTTTTTATCACGACTAGCCATTGTAAGGCTTGAAAAACAGACGAGCTGATGAGGAAGTTCAGATTCATAGAAGAGAAATTTTTCAGGGTTTTGATGTTCATTTCAACTAACCTGATCGTGATCATACTTCTCCTGATCATTTTCAGTATATTATATAAGGGCTTACCGTCACTTTCCTGGCAAATGATTTCTCAAACCCCAAAAGGCGGCTTTTATTTTGGTAAGGAAGGCGGGATCCTGAATGCAATAATCGGCTCCCTGTATCTTTCAATCGGCGCCACACTGCTGGCTGTTCTTATCGGGTTGCCGGTAGCATTATTAATGAATGTCATCCTGGTGAAGCATAAAAAACTTATCAATATGATCAGGTTTTTACTGGACCTGCTCTGGGGAATACCTTCTATTGTTTATGGTGCTTTTGGATTTACGATCATGATCTATTTCGGGCTAAAAACTTCTTTGCTGGCAGGTATTATCACTGTAACGCTATTCATCATTCCAATCATGGTCAGGGCCATGGATGAGGTTTTAAAAACTATATCCATCGGGTTATTGGAAACATCCTTGTCACTGGGATCAACTCATTCAGAAACTGCTTTCAGAGTATTCCTGAGACAGGCTTCTCCAGGACTTGTCACAGCCATCCTGTTATCATTCGGAAGGGCAATAGGTGATGCGGCATCAGTGCTTTTCACAACCGGATATACCGATCATATCCCTACTTCACTCATGCAGCCCACGGCAACATTACCGTTAGCCATATTTTTCCAGCTTTCATCACCTATTGCAGAAGTTAAGGACCGGGCCTATGCCTCCGCCGTTATCCTAACGGTAATCATTCTCATCATCAGTATCCTGGCAAGGTTATATTCTAAAAGGTATCAGAAACACAAAATTAATTTCTGACATGGATAAAGGTGTCAAAATACTTATCAAAGATCTCGATCTGTACATCGGGAAACAACATATTCTGAAGAATATCAATGTTGTTATTCCTGAAAAGAAGATTACCGTCATACTGGGCCCTTCGGGCTGTGGAAAAACCACCCTGATGAAAAGTATGAACCGGCTTACCGATATATACCCGGACGTGAAGGTAACCGGACAGATCTTTATTAATGATGATGATATCCTTCATACCCAGATGGATATTACAAAACTCAGGCAGAAAATGGGTCTCCTGTCTCAGCGTCCTTACCCCCTTCCAATGAATATTTATAACAATATCGCTTATGGATTAAGGATCAGTGGAAGGAGAAAGAAAAGATTTCTGGATAAGCGTGTTGAACATTATCTCAGGGTTGCAAATTTATGGGATGAAGTGAAAGACAGGCTGAGGGACCCGGCCTCTAAATTGTCAATCGGCCAGCAACAACGACTATGCCTGGCGCG from Bacteroidales bacterium harbors:
- a CDS encoding ABC transporter permease subunit, with product MRKFRFIEEKFFRVLMFISTNLIVIILLLIIFSILYKGLPSLSWQMISQTPKGGFYFGKEGGILNAIIGSLYLSIGATLLAVLIGLPVALLMNVILVKHKKLINMIRFLLDLLWGIPSIVYGAFGFTIMIYFGLKTSLLAGIITVTLFIIPIMVRAMDEVLKTISIGLLETSLSLGSTHSETAFRVFLRQASPGLVTAILLSFGRAIGDAASVLFTTGYTDHIPTSLMQPTATLPLAIFFQLSSPIAEVKDRAYASAVILTVIILIISILARLYSKRYQKHKINF
- a CDS encoding substrate-binding domain-containing protein; translated protein: MKTLRTITFLIFISMIILSAGCTSPEGGRRNKKGELKGTISISGAFALYPMTVKWAEEFQKQNPAVRIDISAGGAGKGMTDVLSGMVNLAMFSREVSQSEIDQGAWFIAVTKDAVLPTISNQNPVLDEILKKGFTQEIFKEIYLSGNTHTWGKFLEFPDQNKINVYTRSDACGAAEIWGKYLGKNQESLLGVGVFGDPGIADAVKNDKYGIGFNNVIYAYDIKSRKKYEGMEIIPIDFNGNRLIDAEENFYGSLDTIMLAIQTGRYPSPPARDLYLVSKGKPTDLVIIAFLDWILSNGQQYVHEGGYVQLPDEKIKNEKLKLK
- a CDS encoding phosphate ABC transporter ATP-binding protein; translation: MDKGVKILIKDLDLYIGKQHILKNINVVIPEKKITVILGPSGCGKTTLMKSMNRLTDIYPDVKVTGQIFINDDDILHTQMDITKLRQKMGLLSQRPYPLPMNIYNNIAYGLRISGRRKKRFLDKRVEHYLRVANLWDEVKDRLRDPASKLSIGQQQRLCLARGLAVDPEIILADEPTSALDPISSQAIEEKFIELKKNYTIILVTHILRQARRIADNVIFMYMGEVIEQGTADQVFNHPKEEKTKSYLKGLFY
- the pstC gene encoding phosphate ABC transporter permease subunit PstC, producing MSRYRIGRHLRSRLHLIWMMIGLIMVIFLPFFLGVGLYIKSTLLLEDQSLVDLLFSSDWRPLSGKFGFLAFAVSSIWVTVLSLLIAGPICLLTAIHLTQYAKGWVLRIMHPVIDILAGIPSVIFGVWGILVIVPFISHYVAPFFGVSSSGYTIITGAIVLAVMIIPFVLNILIDVFKTVPDELKEASLSLGASQWQTIKLVLLRKAFPGIISALGLGISRAFGETIAVLMVVGNVAKIPTGIFQPGYPLPALIANNYGEMLSIPMYDSALMLAALILFFVVLVFNFLSRLAIVRLEKQTS